From a single Populus nigra chromosome 18, ddPopNigr1.1, whole genome shotgun sequence genomic region:
- the LOC133678521 gene encoding histone deacetylase 15 isoform X7 — MGSETIKTGRLANGEAQKSVHKERRGLSSNGMNGKHENLGSNRAGTSSSGEDYDLMMNTGDVDGNLDGDIEPVFVCKKARQGDLTFQDIHDNTDFFDEDDEDDSDWEPVQKHVELIKWFCVNCTMVNLGDGVICDLCGEHKDSGILRLGCFASPSSQDAGCSEVESEMKGKNKEMHSQLSASNSLTAIGFDERMLLHSEQVQMKSHPHPERSDRLRAIAASLATAGLFPGRCYPISAREITREELQMVHSLEHIQDVELTSHIFSSYFTPDTYANEHSACAARLAAGLCADLASTIFSGRVKNGFAMVRPPGHHAGVREAMGFCLHNNAAVAALAAQAAGAKKVLIVDWDVHHGNGTQEIFDQNKSVLYISLHRHEGGKFYPGTGSANEVGRNGAEGSCVNIPWSRGGVGDNDYIFAFQNLVLPIATEFAPDFTIISAGFDAARGDPLGCCDVTPAGYSRMTDMLYTLTGGKLLVILEDTIYAQYHLLPPQ; from the exons ATGGGTTCTGAAACAATTAAAACAGGTCGTTTAGCAAATGGGGAGGCTCAGAAGAGTGTTCACAAAGAAAGGCGTGGTCTTTCCAGTAATGGTATGAATGGCAAACATGAAAACTTGGGTTCTAATCGAGCTGGAACTAGTTCAAGTGGTGAAGATTATGATTTAATGATGAATACGGGAGATGTAGATGGCAACTTAGACGGTGACATAGAACCTGTTTTTGTATGT aaaaaggctAGACAGGGAGACTTGACATTTCAGGACATTCATGACAACACAGATTTCTTTGATGAAGACGATGAAGACGACAGTGACTGGGAGCCTGTGCAAAAGCATGTAGAGCTTATAAAGTGGTTTTGCGTCAACTGCACCATGGTTAATCTTGGCGATGGTGTCATCTGTGAT TTATGTGGTGAACATAAAGATTCTGGTATTTTGAGGCTGGGGTGCTTTGCATCTCCTTCATCACAAGACGCAGGTTGCAGTGAGGTTGAGTcagaaatgaaaggaaaaaacaaag AGATGCACTCACAACTTTCAGCCTCCAACAGTTTGACAGCAATTGGTTTTGATGAGAGGATGTTGCTACACTCAGAG CAGGTCCAAATGAAGTCACATCCCCACCCAGAACGATCTGATCGCCTTCGAGCTATTGCTGCTAGCCTTGCAACTGCTG GGTTATTTCCTGGAAGATGCTACCCAATTTCTGCAAGAGAGATTACCCGAGAAGAACTTCAAATG GTGCATTCGTTGGAACACATTCAAGATGTAGAACTCACAAGCCATATTTTCTCCAG TTATTTCACTCCTGACACATATGCTAATGAGCATTCAGCATGTGCTGCTAGGCTTGCGGCAGGATTGTGTGCTGATCTTGCTTCAACAATTTTCTCAGGACGGGTGAAAAATGGTTTTGCTATG GTTCGGCCTCCTGGCCATCATGCTGGTGTAAGAGAGGCAATGGGATTCTGTCTTCATAATAATGCTGCAGTTGCTGCGTTAGCTGCTCAGGCTGCTGGTGCCAAGAAGGTGCTTATAGTTGATTGG GATGTCCATCATGGAAATGGCACAcaagaaatatttgatcagaacAAATCG GTTTTATACATATCTTTGCATAGACATGAGGGGGGAAAGTTCTATCCTGGCACTGGCTCTGCTAATGAG GTTGGTAGAAATGGTGCAGAAGGATCCTGTGTAAATATTCCCTGGAGTCGTGGTGGAGTTGGTgataatgattatatttttgcttttcaaaaCCTTGTGCTACCTATAG CCACTGAGTTTGCTCCAGATTTCACCATCATATCAGCTGGATTTGATGCTGCAAGGGGGGATCCTCTAGGATGCTGTGAT GTAACTCCTGCTGGCTATTCACGAATGACAGATATGTTGTATACTCTTACTGGTGGAAAGTTGCTTGTTATTCTAGAGG ATACAATCTACGCTCAATATCATCTTCTGCCACCTCAGTGA